In Kitasatospora sp. NA04385, a single genomic region encodes these proteins:
- a CDS encoding regulator, which yields MPQRPVIDSPAYRPLDPLDPRPTGAAETPPRAAEPAEPPAPAAGRAQNPQLAALIEESGFSHAGLARRVDQLGLEHGLDLRYDKTSVTRWLRGQQPRGATPALIAEVFTRRLGRRLTAQDVGLDACAPVYAGLEFAETPQEAVDIVASMWRKDNGPYAELRKIAFTPAGLVVPSRDWLIGRTDERVARDGTTLTPEELRSPPGARVPPQGPRRPANAAGAEPGTEHRETRPPVRVGRGDIAAIRAVGDLFRALDHAYGGGHARQALVRYLESEAEPMLRGRYGEQIGRALFGAVSDLTRLAGWTSFDIAAHGLAQRYFVQALRLSQAAGDRVLGGFVLTTMSQQAVHLGHAREAIQLARVAQQGVGTAAAPVVQALMHAAEARGHALAGDVRACTTALVRCERALATARSADEVPSWARYFDDAQLADEFAHCYRDLQQWRPAAQHAEKSLRLRAPAYARSRILCRLVLASARLGMGDVDEACSMATDSLRAAGEMRSARTVEYLRDFHRRLSPYRTTPAARAFEEATRQAGVV from the coding sequence ATGCCCCAACGGCCAGTGATCGACAGCCCCGCGTACCGACCGCTCGACCCGCTCGACCCGCGCCCGACCGGAGCGGCCGAGACCCCTCCGCGCGCCGCCGAGCCGGCCGAACCACCGGCCCCCGCGGCCGGGCGCGCCCAGAACCCCCAACTCGCCGCGCTCATCGAGGAGTCCGGCTTCTCGCACGCCGGACTCGCCCGCCGGGTCGACCAACTCGGCCTGGAGCACGGCCTCGACCTGCGCTACGACAAGACCTCCGTCACCCGCTGGCTGCGCGGCCAGCAGCCCCGCGGCGCGACCCCCGCGCTGATCGCCGAGGTCTTCACCCGCCGCCTCGGCCGCCGCCTCACCGCCCAGGACGTCGGCCTCGACGCCTGCGCCCCGGTCTACGCCGGCCTGGAGTTCGCCGAGACCCCGCAGGAGGCCGTCGACATCGTCGCCTCCATGTGGCGCAAGGACAACGGCCCCTACGCCGAACTCCGCAAGATCGCCTTCACCCCCGCCGGGCTCGTCGTCCCCAGCCGCGACTGGCTGATCGGCCGCACCGACGAACGCGTCGCCCGCGACGGCACCACCCTCACCCCCGAGGAACTGCGCTCCCCGCCGGGCGCCCGCGTCCCCCCGCAGGGCCCGCGCCGCCCCGCGAACGCCGCCGGCGCCGAACCGGGCACCGAGCACCGGGAGACCAGGCCGCCCGTCCGGGTCGGCCGCGGCGACATCGCCGCCATCCGCGCCGTCGGGGACCTGTTCCGCGCCCTCGACCACGCCTACGGCGGCGGCCACGCCCGGCAGGCCCTGGTCCGCTACCTGGAGAGCGAGGCCGAACCCATGCTCCGCGGCCGGTACGGCGAACAGATCGGACGCGCCCTGTTCGGCGCCGTCTCCGACCTCACCCGGCTGGCCGGCTGGACCTCCTTCGACATCGCCGCGCACGGCCTCGCCCAGCGCTACTTCGTCCAGGCCCTGCGGCTCTCCCAGGCCGCCGGCGACCGCGTCCTGGGCGGCTTCGTCCTCACCACCATGAGCCAGCAGGCCGTCCACCTCGGCCACGCCCGCGAGGCCATCCAGCTCGCCCGGGTCGCCCAGCAGGGCGTCGGCACCGCCGCCGCCCCCGTCGTCCAGGCGCTCATGCACGCCGCCGAGGCCCGCGGCCACGCCCTGGCCGGCGACGTCCGGGCCTGCACCACCGCGCTGGTCCGCTGCGAACGCGCCCTCGCCACCGCCCGCAGCGCCGACGAAGTCCCGTCCTGGGCCCGCTACTTCGACGACGCGCAGCTCGCCGACGAGTTCGCCCACTGCTACCGCGACCTCCAGCAGTGGCGCCCGGCCGCCCAGCACGCCGAGAAGTCGCTGCGCCTGCGCGCCCCCGCCTACGCCCGCAGCCGCATCCTGTGCCGCCTCGTCCTCGCCTCCGCGAGACTGGGCATGGGAGACGTCGACGAAGCCTGCTCGATGGCCACCGACTCCCTGCGCGCCGCGGGCGAGATGCGCTCCGCGCGCACCGTCGAGTACCTCCGCGACTTCCACCGCCGCCTCAGCCCCTACCGCACCACCCCCGCCGCCCGGGCCTTCGAGGAGGCGACCCGCCAGGCGGGGGTGGTCTGA
- a CDS encoding 3-hydroxybutyrate dehydrogenase has product MDTTSAPPADRPLLGRTALVTGAASGIGRACAEAFAAAGAHVYVVDLAAAPAEELAAAIGGTAHVADLSDPDAVEALPTDADIVVNNAGLQHVAPVHEFPVERFTLIQRVMVEAPFRILRRTLPHMYEREWGRVVNISSVHGLRASAFKSAYVTAKHALEGLSKTVALEGAPYGVTSNCVNPAYVRTALVEQQIAAQALAHGIHEDEVVERIMLDRTAVKRLIEPDEVAQLAVWLCSPGASYVTGASLPVDGGWTAH; this is encoded by the coding sequence ATGGACACCACTTCTGCCCCGCCCGCCGACCGCCCGCTGCTCGGCCGCACCGCGCTGGTCACCGGGGCCGCCTCCGGCATCGGCCGGGCCTGCGCGGAGGCGTTCGCCGCGGCGGGCGCGCACGTGTACGTCGTCGACCTGGCCGCCGCCCCCGCCGAGGAGCTGGCGGCCGCGATCGGCGGGACCGCGCACGTCGCGGACCTGTCGGACCCGGACGCGGTGGAGGCGCTGCCGACGGACGCGGACATCGTGGTCAACAACGCGGGCCTGCAGCACGTCGCCCCGGTGCACGAGTTCCCGGTGGAGCGGTTCACCCTGATCCAGCGGGTCATGGTGGAGGCCCCGTTCCGGATCCTGCGCCGCACCCTGCCGCACATGTACGAGCGCGAGTGGGGCCGGGTGGTCAACATCTCCTCGGTGCACGGCCTGCGCGCCAGCGCCTTCAAGTCGGCGTACGTGACGGCCAAGCACGCCCTGGAGGGCCTGAGCAAGACCGTCGCCCTGGAGGGCGCCCCGTACGGGGTGACCAGCAACTGCGTGAACCCGGCGTACGTGCGCACCGCGCTGGTGGAGCAGCAGATCGCCGCGCAGGCGCTGGCGCACGGCATCCACGAGGACGAGGTGGTGGAGCGGATCATGCTCGACCGCACCGCCGTGAAGCGGCTGATCGAACCGGACGAGGTGGCGCAGCTGGCGGTGTGGCTGTGCTCGCCGGGCGCCTCGTACGTCACCGGCGCGAGCCTGCCGGTGGACGGCGGCTGGACCGCGCACTGA